In Maridesulfovibrio sp., the following proteins share a genomic window:
- a CDS encoding aspartate/glutamate racemase family protein gives MKTLGILGGMSWESTISYYKLLNEGVRDALGGLHSCRVVMHSVDFAPFADQMGKNDWKSVTAGLIEGAKSVEAGGADALIIATNTMHKVADEIQSAVNIPLLHMADAIAGGAKKTGSSKLGLLGTAFTMEQDFLSRPLKEKYGLDVIIPDSEKRSMVHCSIFDELCCGKILDKTRAGYVKIIEDMAAQGAEAIVLGCTEIGLLVKPDDVSVPLIDTVQAHVELALDYVL, from the coding sequence ATGAAGACTTTAGGAATTCTCGGTGGTATGAGCTGGGAGTCTACCATATCATACTACAAATTGTTGAATGAAGGTGTGCGCGATGCTCTCGGTGGGCTGCATTCCTGTCGCGTGGTTATGCACAGTGTTGATTTTGCCCCCTTTGCGGATCAGATGGGTAAAAATGACTGGAAAAGTGTGACTGCCGGATTGATTGAGGGAGCAAAGAGCGTTGAGGCAGGTGGAGCGGATGCGCTGATCATTGCCACCAATACTATGCACAAGGTCGCCGATGAGATTCAGTCTGCGGTAAATATTCCACTGTTGCATATGGCAGACGCAATTGCTGGCGGAGCTAAAAAGACCGGATCTTCAAAGCTAGGTCTGCTTGGAACTGCCTTTACTATGGAGCAGGATTTTCTGTCCCGCCCACTAAAGGAAAAGTATGGGCTTGATGTGATCATCCCGGACAGTGAGAAGCGGTCCATGGTTCATTGTTCTATTTTTGACGAGCTCTGCTGCGGGAAGATTCTGGATAAGACCAGAGCTGGGTATGTGAAAATTATTGAAGATATGGCCGCGCAGGGGGCTGAGGCAATTGTCCTTGGATGTACCGAGATCGGATTGCTGGTCAAGCCGGATGATGTTTCCGTGCCGCTTATCGATACTGTTCAGGCACATGTGGAACTGGCACTGGATTATGTGTTGTAG
- a CDS encoding transporter substrate-binding domain-containing protein translates to MRIALFVVLFLLIQYHPVIAGRIVAATIDYCPYQCVPEKEEGKVGYVTEILKVIYERAGYEITFQLTPYKRGVQGVERGEYDLIPNVNSGHSKKMIFSKRRNGVLRQNFYVRKGETWKYDGVESLQGITVGSVIGYDYSSFSPEYEAYLQKYKNTPSVQYVGGAYGPMINLKKILKGRITTFNEDKYLFEYLAGKSGIKNEFELAGTLGENMQYVGFAPGNSRSVRLAEIFDEGILQLRESGELKRILTKYDLKDWECE, encoded by the coding sequence ATGCGTATTGCTTTGTTTGTCGTGCTTTTCTTATTGATACAATACCATCCGGTAATCGCGGGGCGTATTGTTGCCGCAACAATAGACTATTGTCCTTATCAGTGTGTTCCGGAGAAGGAAGAGGGCAAGGTCGGGTATGTAACAGAGATTTTAAAGGTTATATATGAACGTGCCGGATATGAGATAACATTTCAGCTTACTCCATACAAACGTGGAGTTCAGGGAGTAGAAAGGGGTGAATATGATCTCATTCCCAATGTGAATAGTGGACATTCAAAAAAGATGATATTTTCCAAGCGCCGAAACGGTGTTTTGCGGCAGAATTTTTATGTCAGAAAAGGTGAGACGTGGAAATATGACGGAGTAGAATCTTTGCAGGGGATAACGGTAGGGTCTGTGATAGGGTATGACTATTCCTCGTTCTCTCCTGAATATGAAGCATATTTGCAGAAATATAAAAACACCCCGTCAGTTCAATATGTTGGTGGCGCTTACGGACCCATGATTAATTTGAAGAAAATATTAAAGGGTCGGATAACAACTTTTAATGAAGATAAATACTTGTTCGAATATCTTGCTGGAAAGAGCGGAATTAAAAACGAATTTGAACTTGCGGGGACTCTTGGAGAAAATATGCAGTATGTAGGTTTTGCTCCCGGAAATTCCCGGTCAGTGCGCCTTGCTGAAATTTTTGATGAAGGAATTTTACAACTGCGCGAGAGTGGGGAACTAAAGCGGATTTTGACTAAATACGATCTTAAGGATTGGGAGTGTGAGTAA
- a CDS encoding sensor histidine kinase, protein MRFRRPAGFADLESLKPKNGTAMQTKSKSTYDKLSRKIAITVITVSLAPLILVGGLIFDQFRSIYRAKVYAHLGEVVAKQTDNVNNFLSEKLAEVQYLSRVFTYEQLSDSRILEQTLKGMQQQYGRIFVDFGIINEKGVQVAYAGPFELLGADYSKADWYMSSRNKSTGISDVFMGLRQSPHFIITINSKSKDGRPWTLRATIDFLAFSNLVENVHIGETGYAYILNRNGVFQTRPQANRNSELVLTPYKTIRRPLYGEGVSIQLSKGSDGEKYVTVSSLLKGGEWKLVYQQNISDAFSAMIRSEYITLAIFLSGGLAIIIMAIYLSRKLVLHIEFIDNENEMINRQMVETGKLASIGELAAGIAHEINNPVAIMIEEAGWVSDLLEDEGMEMASYGEITRALEQVRTQGGRCKDITHKLLSFARKTDPRVAEVSLPDLLEEVVEISMQQARYAHVNLSLDLDRDMPPVCVSESELQQVFLNLFNNAVQAMEAKGGTLSVTCRAEGGEAYISVADTGPGIPAANLGRIFDPFFTTKPVGKGSGLGLSICFGLIHQMGGEIDVESAVGHGARFNIRLPLPAAETEHEVEKEE, encoded by the coding sequence ATGCGCTTCAGAAGGCCCGCAGGCTTTGCGGACCTTGAATCACTGAAACCTAAGAACGGTACAGCCATGCAGACTAAATCCAAGAGTACATATGACAAGCTTTCCCGAAAGATCGCTATTACGGTGATTACGGTATCTCTTGCTCCGCTTATTCTTGTTGGTGGTCTCATTTTTGATCAGTTCAGGTCCATCTATAGGGCCAAGGTCTACGCCCATCTCGGTGAGGTAGTTGCCAAGCAGACTGACAATGTAAACAATTTTCTAAGTGAGAAGCTGGCCGAGGTCCAATACCTAAGCCGTGTTTTTACTTATGAGCAGCTTAGTGATTCCCGGATTCTGGAACAGACTTTAAAAGGGATGCAGCAGCAGTACGGACGTATCTTCGTTGATTTTGGAATCATAAATGAGAAAGGGGTGCAAGTCGCCTATGCCGGACCTTTCGAGCTGCTGGGTGCAGATTATTCCAAGGCGGATTGGTACATGAGTTCCCGTAACAAGAGTACCGGGATAAGCGATGTTTTCATGGGGCTGCGCCAGTCTCCGCATTTTATAATCACCATCAATAGTAAGAGCAAAGATGGCCGGCCATGGACTTTGCGGGCAACAATAGATTTTCTGGCATTCTCCAACCTTGTTGAGAATGTGCACATCGGCGAGACCGGGTATGCCTATATTTTGAACAGGAACGGTGTTTTCCAGACCAGGCCGCAGGCCAACCGTAACAGTGAGCTGGTGCTGACTCCTTATAAAACCATACGGCGGCCTTTATACGGTGAAGGCGTAAGCATCCAGCTTTCCAAAGGCAGTGACGGTGAAAAGTATGTGACTGTTTCTTCTCTGCTCAAGGGTGGGGAGTGGAAGCTGGTTTATCAGCAGAATATATCCGATGCCTTTTCGGCCATGATCCGCAGTGAATATATCACTCTGGCCATATTCCTTTCCGGTGGTCTGGCGATCATTATTATGGCGATCTACCTCTCCCGCAAACTGGTTTTACATATCGAATTTATTGATAATGAAAACGAAATGATCAACCGCCAGATGGTTGAGACCGGAAAACTGGCCTCCATTGGAGAGCTGGCGGCGGGCATTGCCCATGAAATAAACAACCCGGTAGCGATTATGATTGAGGAAGCCGGGTGGGTGAGCGATCTGCTGGAAGATGAAGGCATGGAAATGGCTTCTTACGGTGAAATCACCCGCGCACTGGAGCAGGTGCGCACACAAGGCGGACGTTGCAAGGATATCACCCATAAGCTGCTCAGCTTCGCACGTAAGACCGATCCAAGGGTGGCTGAAGTCTCCCTGCCGGACCTCCTCGAGGAAGTTGTAGAAATTTCCATGCAGCAGGCCCGCTATGCTCACGTCAATCTATCTCTCGACCTTGACCGGGATATGCCGCCGGTCTGTGTATCAGAATCCGAATTACAGCAGGTTTTTCTTAACCTTTTCAACAACGCAGTTCAGGCCATGGAAGCTAAGGGTGGAACCCTTAGCGTTACCTGCAGGGCTGAAGGCGGTGAAGCATATATTTCCGTAGCAGATACAGGTCCCGGAATACCCGCCGCGAATCTGGGCAGGATATTTGATCCCTTCTTTACCACCAAGCCGGTGGGCAAGG
- a CDS encoding DUF1538 family protein, which produces MIVFLQILYGWPVHYFLIGDYMVVMLMTLISPKTIVGRTYDAGGITNPK; this is translated from the coding sequence TTGATAGTATTTTTGCAGATACTATACGGTTGGCCCGTGCATTACTTTCTCATAGGCGACTATATGGTTGTTATGCTCATGACCCTGATCTCTCCCAAAACAATCGTAGGTAGAACTTACGATGCAGGCGGTATCACAAATCCAAAGTGA
- a CDS encoding response regulator translates to MRKIRILLIDDEKGFSSVLAKRLTRRGVEVITAEDGADGLFKLDMEFFQVVILDMKMPGMNGLQVLKTIKNRHPGVEVILLTGNADMESALAAMNAGAFDFILKPANTEILTNRIYDAAKSCHITMDKAG, encoded by the coding sequence ATGCGCAAAATTCGAATACTCCTCATAGATGATGAGAAAGGCTTTTCTTCAGTGCTGGCCAAGAGGCTTACCCGGAGAGGAGTTGAAGTTATCACCGCCGAAGACGGTGCAGACGGGTTGTTTAAACTGGATATGGAATTTTTTCAGGTAGTAATTCTGGATATGAAAATGCCCGGCATGAACGGATTGCAGGTTTTAAAGACCATTAAAAACCGTCACCCGGGTGTGGAAGTGATTCTGCTGACCGGGAATGCTGATATGGAAAGTGCTCTCGCCGCAATGAATGCAGGGGCTTTTGACTTCATACTTAAACCTGCGAATACTGAAATCCTGACCAACAGAATATACGATGCGGCCAAAAGCTGTCACATCACCATGGATAAGGCAGGATGA
- a CDS encoding MFS transporter, producing the protein MAEKKSLPIIEFVTLCSVVFLAVCNISVYYSLNVYLQGLGFSKILSGLLISVYSLSGMFMYLAVSNSINLNNAYRFMFTGMLVVGVCGFGYVYTNEFWPLLFLRIGQGVGIFMILAPCVAILVSMTCAENAGSAFSLYSTALLLPYAVMPHVSEQIGPLVAGPEWIYAGTAGLIPLAFLLTVFLKFRTPKMEQHGGGHKDSVSMKESYSNLFRLKIISVLAVNGVYFMIFTGLFFLFQDFALSRGVVKAGYFFSLQMGVMIAIRFFGGIVFDRFSKRGLIVTAFIFTSVGFVLLNGLHDASMLLPTAVIFGTGMGLSAPALNSLMFVVSEPRYRSFNVNMMMFTVHLGSFLGPLLGGMAVDFIGYGGFLWAAALGTAGTALLFLMAGKYTAK; encoded by the coding sequence ATGGCTGAAAAAAAGTCCCTCCCTATTATTGAATTTGTCACCCTATGCAGCGTGGTCTTTTTGGCCGTGTGCAACATCTCAGTTTATTACAGCCTGAATGTTTATCTGCAAGGTCTTGGTTTCAGCAAAATTCTTTCTGGATTACTGATAAGTGTCTATTCGCTTTCTGGAATGTTTATGTATCTTGCGGTCAGTAACAGTATCAACTTAAATAACGCTTACCGATTCATGTTTACTGGCATGCTGGTAGTGGGAGTATGCGGCTTTGGATATGTTTATACTAATGAATTTTGGCCGTTGCTTTTTCTGCGTATAGGTCAGGGAGTGGGAATTTTTATGATTCTGGCACCTTGCGTGGCAATCCTTGTTTCCATGACCTGTGCGGAGAATGCGGGTTCGGCGTTTAGTCTTTACTCAACTGCACTGCTGCTGCCGTATGCGGTGATGCCTCATGTTTCGGAACAAATAGGTCCATTGGTTGCCGGACCCGAGTGGATTTACGCAGGAACAGCGGGGCTGATTCCTCTAGCCTTTTTGCTTACCGTATTCCTTAAATTTCGCACTCCCAAGATGGAGCAGCACGGTGGTGGGCATAAGGACTCTGTCTCCATGAAGGAGTCGTACTCCAATCTGTTCCGCTTGAAAATTATATCCGTGCTGGCGGTAAACGGCGTATACTTCATGATATTTACCGGGTTGTTCTTTTTGTTTCAGGATTTTGCTCTATCAAGGGGAGTCGTCAAAGCCGGGTATTTCTTTTCGTTGCAGATGGGAGTTATGATAGCTATCCGTTTTTTCGGCGGGATTGTTTTTGACCGCTTTTCCAAACGGGGGCTGATCGTAACTGCATTTATTTTCACCTCTGTTGGGTTTGTTTTGCTTAATGGCTTGCATGATGCCTCAATGCTTCTACCTACTGCGGTTATTTTTGGTACAGGGATGGGGCTGAGCGCTCCGGCTCTTAATTCACTTATGTTTGTCGTCAGTGAGCCGCGTTACCGCAGTTTTAATGTCAATATGATGATGTTTACCGTGCATCTGGGGTCTTTCCTCGGTCCTCTGTTGGGTGGAATGGCAGTTGATTTTATAGGCTATGGTGGTTTTCTGTGGGCAGCCGCTTTGGGCACAGCCGGGACAGCCCTGCTTTTCCTGATGGCTGGAAAATACACTGCGAAGTAA
- a CDS encoding LysE family translocator, protein MTITSTIALIFAVLIFAIIPGPGVISIIAQSVSRGFKSTALYCLGIVSGDLCYLLLAIFGMGFMAQKLGAGFMILKWAGAAYLVYLGIKSWTAIAPCADYEIQPAAKSIGRTYLAGLCVSLGNPKLIAFYCGFLPGFMDLQALGTFDIIIVICSVIPTILSVLLVYAWLGNRSRAAIRSPRIWKIANRCAGSVLIGSGVVIATE, encoded by the coding sequence ATGACTATTACATCCACAATTGCGCTGATCTTTGCAGTTTTAATTTTTGCAATAATCCCCGGCCCGGGAGTGATCTCCATCATAGCGCAATCTGTATCCCGCGGATTTAAGTCTACAGCTTTGTATTGTCTCGGCATTGTCAGCGGTGATCTATGTTATCTTCTTTTAGCCATATTCGGCATGGGCTTTATGGCTCAGAAACTTGGGGCCGGATTCATGATTTTAAAATGGGCTGGTGCGGCTTACCTTGTCTATCTTGGTATCAAAAGTTGGACGGCAATAGCTCCGTGTGCTGATTATGAAATTCAGCCAGCAGCCAAGAGCATAGGCAGGACATATCTTGCAGGGCTCTGCGTATCACTTGGAAATCCCAAATTAATTGCTTTCTATTGCGGATTCCTACCAGGCTTTATGGATTTACAGGCACTTGGTACCTTTGATATAATTATTGTTATCTGCTCTGTCATTCCCACAATTTTATCCGTTCTGTTGGTCTATGCATGGCTCGGCAACCGCAGCCGCGCAGCTATCCGCAGCCCCAGAATATGGAAAATAGCAAACCGTTGCGCCGGCTCAGTCCTGATCGGCTCGGGTGTGGTAATAGCTACGGAGTAG
- a CDS encoding PEP/pyruvate-binding domain-containing protein, which produces MSLLDWLPFFKPREPQLDPEEARKLLTTRYNQFRLLIQANTKTHELIAELEEALRGFHPYGIHYVRALCTRISVTVYQMIRQLNELNPEAYSALFDRFKEIQEQISAQLEPVSFSGEGALVLDFAHVGRDQADLCGPKMAMLGEAAKSLGLRIPAGFVVTTAAFRCFMHKDGLQDEIDRIIQATDFENRDEVFQVSSRVMQLIIKSDLSDEISSAIMDGYVRLKKALGHEVNLAVRSSALGEDMEGSAFAGQYSSILNVDSDSLLLAVKEVMASKYSMQAMAYRSSRGLKDEDVAMSVGCIEMVDPVASGVAYSRNPVNVRDENISIYSVWGLPRAVVDGSTETDEFAVSRGPSPQVVERRVAEKCEKYICDVGEGVCRTELLDSCRNDPSLTDEQALLVSDVAVRIEEHFGPPQDIEWALTESGEFYLLQCRPLMLLNEHSGQINNTLDLPDALFSGGRTASPGVGVGPIVPIRKSAEALSFPDGGVMVIKQALPEYAALLNRCSAVISEHGGMAGHLANVAREFGVAALFGVNGAMDLFSEGQIVTVDADGHGVYSGPVEVLLTEKPRRRLMKGSPVQAVLRKAARHIVRLNLTDPDGPNFKPSKCRTYHDIMRFCHEMGVREMFGFGISDKYIMAASKQLICNVPKQFWVLDLGNGVSPEGEDDDRCVLMEHIECIPMRAIWAGMQAVPWDGPPAIHGKGLMSVMFESTMNPNLNIGTHSTYTHKNYFMISKNYCCLQSRFGFHFCGVESLVGDRSSENYASFQFKGGAANPERRRLRAKFIGSILDEFDFRVRIREDNMQARLEGLGRAEMEYHLKILGYLITHTRQLDMIMTNPAQVDLYRARFFKDFELFTA; this is translated from the coding sequence ATGAGTTTGTTGGATTGGTTGCCATTTTTCAAGCCCCGAGAACCGCAGCTGGACCCTGAAGAAGCGCGAAAATTACTTACAACGCGTTACAATCAGTTTCGGTTGCTGATTCAAGCCAATACAAAGACACATGAGCTTATTGCTGAGCTTGAGGAGGCTCTGCGCGGATTTCATCCATACGGTATTCACTATGTCCGTGCCTTGTGCACCCGTATTTCCGTTACCGTCTATCAGATGATCCGGCAGCTGAATGAGCTTAACCCGGAAGCCTATTCAGCGCTTTTCGACCGTTTTAAGGAAATACAGGAGCAAATATCAGCCCAATTGGAGCCGGTATCTTTTTCAGGTGAAGGAGCGTTGGTATTGGACTTTGCGCATGTGGGCCGGGATCAGGCCGATCTGTGCGGACCGAAGATGGCTATGCTGGGTGAGGCTGCAAAGAGTCTCGGTTTACGTATTCCTGCCGGCTTCGTTGTGACTACCGCAGCATTCCGCTGCTTCATGCATAAAGACGGTCTTCAGGATGAGATTGACCGCATCATTCAGGCTACTGATTTTGAAAACCGGGATGAGGTCTTTCAGGTTTCATCAAGAGTGATGCAGTTGATAATTAAATCTGACTTATCTGATGAAATTTCTTCCGCCATCATGGACGGATACGTCCGCTTGAAGAAGGCTTTGGGGCATGAGGTTAACCTTGCGGTGCGCTCCAGTGCTTTGGGCGAAGATATGGAAGGCTCCGCTTTTGCAGGACAGTACAGCTCCATCCTGAATGTGGATTCCGACTCTCTGCTACTGGCTGTTAAAGAAGTTATGGCCTCTAAATATTCAATGCAGGCTATGGCTTACCGCAGCAGCCGTGGATTGAAGGATGAAGACGTGGCAATGAGCGTGGGCTGTATTGAAATGGTGGACCCGGTCGCATCCGGTGTTGCGTATTCGCGAAATCCGGTGAATGTACGTGATGAAAATATTTCAATTTATTCTGTCTGGGGGTTGCCACGGGCTGTAGTTGACGGCTCCACCGAGACAGATGAGTTCGCGGTCAGCCGAGGTCCTTCTCCCCAGGTGGTGGAACGGCGTGTCGCTGAAAAGTGTGAAAAATATATCTGTGATGTCGGTGAAGGAGTCTGCCGTACTGAGCTGCTGGACAGTTGCCGCAACGATCCATCTTTGACTGATGAACAGGCTTTGCTGGTGTCAGATGTGGCCGTGCGCATCGAAGAGCATTTCGGACCGCCTCAGGATATTGAATGGGCTTTAACCGAGTCCGGAGAATTTTATCTGTTGCAGTGCCGCCCGCTGATGTTGCTGAATGAACATTCAGGTCAGATTAACAATACACTGGATCTGCCTGATGCTCTGTTTTCCGGGGGCCGCACAGCCAGTCCCGGAGTAGGTGTGGGGCCTATTGTGCCTATTCGTAAGAGCGCGGAAGCTCTTTCGTTCCCAGATGGCGGTGTTATGGTCATTAAGCAGGCTCTCCCTGAATACGCAGCGTTACTTAACCGTTGCAGTGCTGTTATTTCCGAGCATGGCGGAATGGCCGGACATCTGGCTAACGTTGCCCGGGAATTCGGGGTCGCTGCTTTGTTCGGAGTGAACGGGGCCATGGATTTGTTCTCTGAAGGACAGATAGTGACCGTTGATGCTGACGGGCACGGCGTGTATTCAGGCCCGGTGGAAGTTCTGCTCACGGAGAAACCGCGTCGGCGGCTCATGAAGGGCAGTCCGGTACAGGCGGTTTTGCGTAAGGCTGCGCGTCATATCGTCCGTTTGAACCTGACCGATCCAGATGGTCCGAATTTCAAACCTTCCAAGTGCAGGACGTATCACGATATCATGCGTTTCTGCCATGAGATGGGTGTGAGAGAAATGTTTGGGTTCGGTATTAGTGACAAATATATTATGGCTGCGTCCAAACAGTTGATCTGCAATGTCCCAAAGCAGTTCTGGGTTCTGGATCTGGGCAATGGCGTGAGTCCTGAAGGTGAGGATGATGACCGTTGCGTGCTTATGGAGCATATTGAGTGCATACCCATGCGCGCGATATGGGCCGGGATGCAGGCAGTGCCGTGGGATGGACCGCCGGCTATCCATGGAAAGGGGCTGATGTCGGTGATGTTTGAGTCTACCATGAATCCTAATCTGAATATTGGAACCCACTCCACTTATACTCATAAAAATTATTTTATGATTTCAAAGAATTATTGTTGTTTGCAGTCCCGTTTCGGTTTCCATTTCTGTGGGGTGGAATCCCTTGTAGGGGACCGTTCTTCAGAAAATTATGCCAGTTTCCAGTTTAAGGGCGGGGCTGCGAATCCGGAACGACGCAGATTGCGGGCCAAGTTTATCGGTTCTATTCTGGATGAATTCGATTTTCGGGTACGTATCCGCGAAGATAACATGCAGGCCCGTCTTGAAGGGTTGGGCCGTGCGGAAATGGAGTACCATCTTAAGATTCTGGGCTATCTGATAACCCACACCCGGCAGTTGGATATGATAATGACCAACCCTGCTCAGGTTGATCTCTACCGAGCCAGATTCTTTAAGGATTTTGAATTGTTCACGGCTTAA